From a region of the Corallococcus coralloides DSM 2259 genome:
- a CDS encoding carbohydrate deacetylase — MNADDLGYDPGITRGILQALREGIVSSATLMVNAPDSESAARQARGLAIGLHLNLDRGAPVGMGFPREWRTLDGGLDGSRVGALPADVVEAEAEAQLERLERLLGQAATHLDVHKHLHRHPQVLEGLSRVARRAGLPVRSIDADMRGALRARGVATNDHFVGESGATAYWTPERFAQALAALPAEGITEWMCHPGHLPELVTTRYAAQREVELATFVDARTREALERAGVSPTDYRVLSEDRLTRA; from the coding sequence ATCAACGCCGATGACCTGGGCTACGACCCGGGCATCACCCGGGGCATCCTCCAGGCACTGCGCGAGGGCATCGTCTCCTCCGCCACCCTGATGGTGAACGCACCGGACTCCGAGTCCGCCGCGAGGCAGGCCCGGGGACTCGCCATCGGGTTGCACCTGAACCTGGACCGGGGCGCGCCCGTGGGCATGGGTTTCCCGCGCGAGTGGCGCACCCTGGACGGAGGCCTGGACGGCAGCCGCGTGGGAGCGCTGCCCGCGGACGTGGTGGAGGCGGAAGCGGAGGCGCAGTTGGAGCGGCTGGAGCGGCTGCTGGGCCAGGCCGCCACGCACCTGGACGTGCACAAGCACCTGCACCGGCATCCCCAGGTCCTGGAGGGACTGTCACGGGTCGCGAGGCGCGCGGGCCTGCCGGTGCGCTCCATCGACGCGGACATGCGCGGCGCGCTGAGGGCCCGGGGCGTGGCCACGAACGACCACTTCGTGGGCGAGTCCGGCGCGACGGCGTACTGGACGCCCGAGCGCTTCGCCCAGGCGCTGGCGGCGCTGCCCGCCGAAGGCATCACGGAGTGGATGTGTCACCCCGGGCACCTGCCCGAACTCGTCACCACGCGCTACGCCGCGCAGCGCGAGGTGGAGTTGGCCACCTTCGTGGACGCCCGCACACGCGAGGCCCTGGAACGGGCGGGAGTAAGCCCCACGGACTACCGCGTCCTGAGCGAGGACCGACTCACGCGGGCGTGA
- the queF gene encoding preQ(1) synthase encodes MPSQPSKEIQTFPNPAADRDYEIAFDVPEFTCLCPLTGQPDFARFTIKYVPDQLCVELKSLKMYMWSYRNEGAFHEKVTNTIADDIIKAIQPRKLTVVGDFFVRGGIGTIVTVTHDKKKQA; translated from the coding sequence ATGCCCTCTCAGCCGTCCAAGGAAATCCAGACCTTCCCCAACCCCGCCGCCGATCGCGACTACGAGATCGCCTTCGACGTGCCGGAGTTCACCTGCCTGTGCCCCCTCACGGGCCAGCCGGACTTCGCGCGCTTCACCATCAAGTACGTGCCGGATCAGCTCTGCGTGGAGCTCAAGAGCCTGAAGATGTACATGTGGTCCTACCGCAACGAGGGCGCCTTCCACGAGAAGGTGACCAACACCATCGCGGACGACATCATCAAGGCCATCCAGCCGCGCAAGCTCACGGTGGTGGGGGACTTCTTCGTGCGCGGCGGCATCGGGACCATCGTCACCGTCACGCACGACAAGAAGAAGCAGGCCTGA
- a CDS encoding serine/threonine-protein kinase produces the protein MALVYRGLHELLQREVAIKELLPEGQRDQEALSRFRREALALAAFRHQNIVTLYDLVEKNDSLFMVMEYVDGPTLHGLIKDGPLPPDVAAVIGARIASALDHAHFRRIIHRDLKPANVMLTKSGEVKLMDFGIAKDVSLEALTQQGMAVGTPSYMSPEQVTGAPIDARTDIFSLGVLLYEALSGTRPFVGKTAGEVFARIRDGKFTPLQKVAPNVPPPLARIVKRALSVKPEARFPDAAAMRRELDLFLAHEVRVSHPALLVAFLRYREKLTETEALAHLTQQELGVLDVFATKKPSRAPGKLKWGLAALTAGIAAAGTGLYLSHSQWAPLLEQLTR, from the coding sequence ATGGCGTTGGTGTATCGCGGCCTGCATGAGCTGCTTCAGCGCGAGGTCGCCATCAAGGAGCTGCTGCCCGAAGGCCAGCGCGACCAGGAGGCCCTGTCCCGCTTCCGCCGCGAGGCGCTGGCGCTCGCCGCCTTCCGCCACCAGAACATCGTCACCCTCTATGACCTGGTGGAGAAGAACGACAGCCTCTTCATGGTCATGGAGTACGTGGACGGCCCCACCCTCCACGGCCTCATCAAGGACGGCCCGCTGCCCCCGGACGTCGCCGCCGTCATCGGCGCGCGCATCGCCAGCGCGCTCGACCACGCGCACTTCCGCCGCATCATCCACCGCGACCTCAAGCCCGCGAACGTCATGCTCACCAAGTCCGGTGAGGTGAAGCTCATGGACTTCGGCATCGCCAAGGACGTGAGCCTCGAAGCCCTCACGCAGCAGGGCATGGCCGTGGGCACGCCGTCGTACATGTCCCCGGAGCAGGTCACGGGCGCGCCCATCGACGCGCGAACCGACATCTTCTCCCTGGGCGTGCTCCTCTACGAGGCCCTCTCCGGAACCCGCCCCTTCGTGGGCAAGACGGCCGGCGAGGTCTTCGCCCGCATCCGCGACGGCAAGTTCACGCCGCTCCAGAAGGTGGCCCCGAACGTGCCGCCCCCGCTCGCGCGCATCGTGAAGCGCGCGCTGTCGGTGAAGCCGGAGGCCCGCTTCCCGGACGCCGCGGCCATGCGCCGCGAGCTGGACCTGTTCCTCGCCCACGAGGTGCGCGTGTCCCACCCCGCGCTGCTCGTGGCCTTCCTGCGCTACCGCGAGAAGCTCACGGAGACGGAGGCCCTGGCCCACCTCACCCAGCAGGAGCTGGGCGTGCTGGACGTCTTCGCCACGAAGAAGCCCTCGCGCGCGCCGGGCAAGCTCAAGTGGGGGCTGGCCGCGCTCACCGCCGGCATCGCGGCGGCGGGCACCGGCCTCTACCTGTCCCACTCCCAGTGGGCGCCGCTCCTGGAGCAGCTCACCCGCTAA
- a CDS encoding serine/threonine-protein kinase, whose translation MAEVYLARAISLDGQRGPAVAVKRLMPHLVADRRIVQMFLNEARITAQVRHPNVVSILELGMEGGEPFIAMELLEGRSFAEVRQEAAERGQRVPLGLTLRVLVDACRGLDAAHRAVDEAGRPLRIVHRDFTPDNIHVGANGAVKVIDFGIAKADALGSGTEPGTLKGKFFYMSPEMIAGRSVDHRADLFAAGVMLYEQLCGRRPFTGMSTEEVLTRISEGKPKPPTAFDPSVPQALETVCLKALAKDPEARFDSLQTFIAAIEMLGGPAEVASPAQVAAYLDTLFPPDRDPKRLALRNARLADPSNSGADGAPRMDVLPPFGVQGIPSWPVPPPVAAPSASRPLPPLGTHTVSIRGSTRPVTVEIPASPSGKPAEGAAHGVASAGPQAPPSESKGRAPAGAHTPASHGAPRSRRALAIVAGVLALGGLGAGATWYLRRPDVPPPARIAAAEAATTAEAKVSALEGLGKDVRATAKELARAGTLLLDAGAHPQALALAEVYTSRFPKEAEAHLLAARAATELRMGKRAERAIDEATALAPKDVRAPLALADLRALQGDVPGALTALAKAYAQAPGSARVAPRYGQLLSQGGRLDEAATVLSAWTRQHDDAESLAELGFVRFRQEKLDDATALLKRAQRKAPTLAVAHSYLGAVLFRQGDLRGAEREYREAERLAPDDPRALTARCQLHVHEGNAAGVAEVKRTLAERFPDRAVALAAECGTGN comes from the coding sequence ATGGCGGAGGTGTATCTGGCGCGCGCCATCAGCCTGGACGGGCAGCGCGGTCCGGCCGTGGCGGTGAAGCGGCTGATGCCGCACCTGGTCGCGGACCGGCGCATCGTGCAGATGTTCCTCAATGAAGCGCGCATCACCGCGCAGGTGCGCCACCCGAACGTGGTGTCCATCCTGGAGCTGGGCATGGAGGGCGGGGAGCCCTTCATCGCCATGGAGCTGCTGGAGGGTCGCTCGTTCGCGGAGGTGCGGCAGGAGGCCGCCGAGCGCGGCCAGCGCGTTCCGTTGGGCCTCACCCTGCGCGTGCTGGTGGATGCGTGCCGGGGCTTGGACGCCGCGCACCGCGCCGTGGACGAGGCGGGCCGGCCGCTGCGCATCGTCCACCGCGACTTCACGCCGGACAACATCCACGTCGGGGCGAATGGCGCGGTGAAGGTCATCGACTTCGGCATCGCGAAGGCGGACGCGCTGGGGTCGGGGACGGAGCCCGGGACGCTGAAGGGGAAGTTCTTCTACATGTCGCCGGAGATGATCGCCGGCCGCAGCGTGGACCACCGCGCGGACCTGTTCGCCGCGGGGGTGATGCTCTACGAGCAGCTGTGTGGCCGGCGGCCCTTCACCGGCATGTCCACCGAAGAGGTGCTCACGCGCATCTCGGAAGGAAAGCCGAAGCCGCCCACCGCGTTCGACCCCTCGGTGCCGCAGGCGCTGGAGACGGTGTGTCTGAAGGCGCTCGCGAAGGACCCGGAGGCGCGCTTCGACAGCCTGCAGACGTTCATCGCCGCCATCGAGATGCTGGGCGGGCCCGCGGAGGTCGCCTCGCCGGCGCAGGTGGCCGCGTACCTGGACACGCTGTTTCCGCCGGACCGTGACCCCAAGCGGCTGGCGCTGCGCAACGCGAGGCTCGCGGATCCGTCCAATTCGGGCGCGGATGGAGCCCCCCGCATGGACGTGCTCCCGCCGTTCGGCGTGCAGGGCATTCCGTCCTGGCCCGTGCCTCCTCCGGTCGCCGCGCCGTCGGCCTCGCGTCCCCTCCCGCCCCTGGGCACCCACACCGTGTCGATTCGCGGTTCGACCCGGCCCGTGACGGTGGAGATTCCTGCCTCGCCCTCGGGCAAGCCGGCGGAGGGCGCCGCGCACGGAGTGGCCTCCGCGGGTCCCCAGGCCCCGCCGTCAGAGAGCAAGGGGCGCGCTCCGGCAGGTGCTCACACCCCGGCGTCGCATGGCGCTCCCCGGTCGCGCCGGGCACTGGCCATCGTCGCGGGTGTGCTCGCGCTGGGCGGACTGGGCGCGGGGGCCACGTGGTACCTGCGGCGCCCGGACGTGCCGCCTCCCGCGCGGATCGCCGCCGCCGAGGCCGCGACGACAGCGGAGGCGAAGGTGTCCGCGCTGGAGGGGCTGGGCAAGGACGTGCGCGCCACGGCCAAGGAGCTGGCTCGCGCGGGCACGCTGCTGCTCGACGCGGGCGCCCACCCGCAGGCCCTGGCGCTGGCGGAGGTCTATACCTCGCGCTTCCCGAAGGAGGCGGAGGCGCACCTGCTCGCCGCGCGCGCCGCCACCGAGCTGCGCATGGGCAAGCGCGCGGAACGCGCCATCGATGAAGCCACCGCCCTGGCGCCCAAGGACGTCCGCGCACCGCTGGCCCTGGCCGACCTGCGGGCGCTCCAGGGTGATGTGCCGGGTGCGCTGACCGCGCTCGCGAAGGCGTACGCGCAGGCGCCGGGCTCCGCCAGGGTCGCGCCCCGCTACGGCCAGCTCCTGTCCCAGGGAGGCCGGCTGGACGAGGCCGCCACCGTGCTGTCCGCCTGGACGCGCCAGCACGACGACGCCGAGTCCCTGGCGGAGCTGGGCTTCGTGCGCTTCCGCCAGGAGAAGCTGGACGACGCCACCGCCCTGCTCAAACGCGCGCAGCGCAAGGCCCCCACGCTCGCGGTGGCCCATTCCTACCTGGGGGCCGTCCTCTTCCGGCAGGGCGACCTGCGCGGCGCCGAGCGCGAGTACCGGGAGGCCGAACGTCTGGCCCCGGACGATCCCCGCGCCCTCACCGCGCGTTGCCAACTGCACGTCCACGAAGGCAATGCCGCCGGGGTGGCCGAGGTGAAACGTACGCTGGCGGAAAGGTTCCCGGACCGGGCGGTGGCGCTCGCGGCGGAGTGCGGCACCGGGAACTAG
- a CDS encoding alpha/beta hydrolase family esterase: MRLRFLALAASSLLLTATACGSSASPDDDTDAPPGTELPSTPSGDVAPADRTACSGLTVTPGTYDWTVEHGGHTRAFRVHVPTGYDATKPTPVVLSFHGFGSTEQEQEALTGFSSLADAEGFIAVYPRGLNFPEVYGRGEPDTRGWNGEACCGPAQIGNVDDVGFVDALLADLDTRVCTDPRRVFANGFSNGGFFSYRLACERAQRIAAIAPVSGMEGVTDCRPSRPVPVLHIHGSADETIFYDGGSNVLGGKPYPSAPESVRRFAEFNGCTGPQQQTYQQGNSTCVAYTGCQPESATASLCTVTGGKHAWPGQSLYNGGTTDLDASLQMWRFFQARPRP, encoded by the coding sequence ATGCGCCTTCGCTTCCTCGCCCTCGCCGCGTCCAGCCTGCTGCTGACCGCCACCGCGTGCGGCTCCAGCGCCTCTCCGGATGACGACACCGACGCCCCGCCCGGGACGGAGCTGCCGTCCACGCCTTCCGGGGACGTGGCCCCCGCGGACCGTACGGCCTGCTCGGGCCTGACCGTGACGCCCGGCACCTATGACTGGACCGTCGAGCACGGCGGCCACACCCGCGCCTTCCGCGTCCACGTCCCCACCGGCTACGACGCCACGAAGCCCACGCCCGTCGTCCTCAGCTTCCACGGCTTCGGCTCCACCGAGCAGGAGCAGGAGGCGCTGACCGGCTTCTCCTCGCTGGCGGACGCGGAGGGCTTCATCGCGGTGTATCCGCGCGGCCTCAACTTCCCGGAAGTCTACGGCCGGGGCGAACCGGACACGCGGGGCTGGAACGGCGAGGCGTGCTGTGGCCCGGCGCAGATTGGCAACGTGGACGACGTGGGCTTCGTGGACGCGCTGCTCGCGGACCTGGACACCCGCGTGTGCACCGACCCGCGCCGCGTCTTCGCCAACGGCTTCTCCAACGGGGGGTTCTTCTCCTACCGGCTGGCCTGTGAGCGCGCCCAGCGCATCGCCGCCATCGCGCCCGTGTCGGGCATGGAGGGCGTGACGGACTGCCGCCCGTCGCGTCCCGTCCCCGTGCTCCATATCCACGGCAGCGCCGACGAGACCATCTTCTACGACGGAGGCAGCAACGTCCTCGGAGGCAAGCCCTACCCGTCCGCCCCGGAGTCCGTGCGCCGCTTCGCGGAGTTCAACGGCTGCACCGGCCCCCAGCAGCAGACGTATCAGCAGGGCAACAGCACCTGTGTGGCGTATACGGGCTGCCAGCCGGAGAGCGCCACCGCGAGCCTGTGCACCGTCACCGGCGGCAAGCATGCGTGGCCCGGCCAGTCCCTCTACAATGGCGGCACGACGGACCTGGACGCGTCGCTCCAGATGTGGCGCTTCTTCCAGGCGCGTCCCCGCCCCTGA
- a CDS encoding ATP-binding protein has product MLPPNDVEDVLSCLPQALLRVGPDLRVQWCEEGFAAKTGVTLSPGSTLLEALEPGRSLDALERAIREHRAHSGHVITRTLRQVRVQVKPTHTNGTAGAWLVVEPSGVDDEGAFSQAVREIARAVGESLEVDRVCSAAVVSLVRCAQVRRAEVFLYEEDDATLKRMAVSDLEGLDAPQDAFDPSEDPYRQALALRQPQLGIQRGYGDAVGSVFAAVPLCAPRRTVGLLLIYKEQGASFSVRELEMWSAAASQLAVAVENARLLREAQSALRVREEFMSIASHELKTPLTPLKLGLYAMERRIAAGQPVSLASVLKSKRQVDRLAGLVEDLLDASRLELGRLALDSSPLEVGQLVAEVVDHFRHAFERPFTVDVPHDGVWVLGDRDRLEQVLVNLLENAHKYSPAGAPIAVRVGRTAESARIQVQDHGIGIPGADQALVFQRFYRARNVSHRNFGGLGLGLFISHSIVKMHGGALALRSREGEGSTFLLDLPRMPAHEVRRLPRRVLVLDEDSNQEATAERTLRAEGFEVFTVQSGAEALRKATHLPVDLIVLSTSATQSAVGSFLETFATLPRARPVPILLAGDARPWWAQENAALCPRPYRPEELLAGVRTVLTREKRRTLTPVESELPLVTPA; this is encoded by the coding sequence ATGCTGCCACCCAATGACGTCGAGGATGTCCTCTCGTGCCTGCCCCAAGCGCTCCTGCGCGTGGGTCCTGACTTGCGCGTCCAATGGTGCGAGGAGGGCTTCGCGGCCAAGACGGGCGTGACGCTCTCGCCGGGCAGCACCCTGCTGGAGGCCCTGGAGCCCGGCCGCAGCCTGGACGCCCTGGAGCGCGCCATCCGCGAGCACCGGGCCCACTCCGGCCATGTCATCACCCGCACGCTCCGGCAGGTGCGTGTGCAGGTGAAGCCCACCCACACGAACGGCACGGCCGGGGCGTGGCTGGTGGTGGAGCCGTCCGGCGTGGACGACGAGGGCGCGTTTTCACAGGCCGTGCGGGAGATTGCCCGCGCGGTGGGTGAGTCGCTGGAGGTCGACCGCGTCTGCTCGGCCGCCGTGGTGTCGCTGGTGCGGTGTGCGCAGGTGCGGCGCGCGGAGGTGTTCCTCTACGAGGAGGACGACGCGACGCTCAAGCGCATGGCGGTGTCGGACCTGGAGGGCCTGGACGCGCCGCAGGACGCGTTCGACCCGTCCGAGGACCCGTACCGTCAGGCCCTGGCCCTGCGCCAGCCGCAGCTGGGCATCCAGCGCGGCTACGGCGACGCGGTGGGCTCCGTGTTCGCGGCGGTGCCGCTGTGCGCGCCGCGCCGCACGGTGGGGCTGCTGCTCATCTACAAGGAACAGGGCGCGTCCTTCTCCGTGCGCGAGCTGGAGATGTGGAGCGCGGCGGCCAGCCAATTGGCGGTGGCGGTGGAGAACGCGCGGCTGTTGCGTGAGGCCCAGTCCGCCCTGCGTGTGCGCGAGGAGTTCATGTCCATCGCGTCGCACGAGCTGAAGACACCGCTCACGCCGCTGAAGCTGGGCCTGTACGCCATGGAGCGCCGCATCGCCGCGGGGCAGCCGGTGTCGCTCGCGAGCGTGCTCAAATCCAAGCGGCAGGTGGACCGGCTCGCGGGGCTGGTGGAGGACCTGCTGGACGCAAGCCGCCTGGAGCTGGGCCGGCTGGCGCTGGACTCGTCTCCGCTGGAGGTGGGGCAGCTGGTGGCGGAGGTGGTGGACCACTTCCGGCACGCCTTCGAGCGCCCCTTCACGGTGGACGTGCCGCACGACGGCGTCTGGGTCCTGGGCGACAGGGACCGGCTGGAGCAGGTGCTGGTGAACCTGCTGGAGAACGCGCACAAGTACAGCCCGGCGGGAGCGCCCATCGCGGTGCGGGTGGGGCGCACGGCGGAGTCGGCGCGCATCCAGGTGCAGGACCACGGCATCGGGATTCCGGGCGCGGATCAGGCGCTGGTGTTCCAGCGCTTCTATCGGGCGCGCAACGTGTCGCACCGCAACTTCGGCGGGCTGGGGCTGGGCCTGTTCATCAGCCACTCCATCGTGAAGATGCACGGCGGCGCGCTGGCGCTCCGCAGCCGCGAGGGCGAAGGCTCCACGTTCCTCCTGGATCTGCCGCGCATGCCCGCGCACGAGGTGCGCAGGCTGCCCCGGCGCGTGCTGGTGCTGGACGAGGACTCGAACCAGGAGGCCACGGCGGAGCGGACCCTGCGGGCGGAGGGCTTCGAGGTCTTCACGGTGCAGAGCGGCGCGGAGGCCCTGCGCAAGGCGACGCACCTGCCGGTGGACCTCATCGTTCTGTCCACGAGCGCCACGCAGTCCGCGGTGGGCAGCTTCCTGGAAACGTTCGCGACGCTGCCTCGCGCGCGCCCGGTGCCCATCCTGCTGGCGGGGGATGCTCGGCCGTGGTGGGCGCAGGAGAACGCCGCGCTGTGTCCCCGGCCGTACCGTCCGGAGGAGCTGCTCGCGGGCGTGCGCACCGTGCTGACGCGCGAGAAGCGCCGGACGCTGACACCCGTGGAGTCAGAGCTTCCGCTCGTCACGCCCGCGTGA